In the Bradyrhizobium guangzhouense genome, one interval contains:
- a CDS encoding ABC transporter ATP-binding protein: protein MSVPLLQVNDLKKHFPVNKGLFGRQTEFVYAVDGVSFEIARGETLSLVGESGCGKSTVGRAILRLFDVTSGQVILDGQRIDDAHPGTMRRLRQRIQVVFQDPFSSLNPRMRVRDILAEPIRNFGLAKSATDLETRVTALMDTVRLPREALNRRPHEFSGGQRQRIGIARALAAEPELIVCDEAVSALDVSVKAQIVNLLQDLQREFGLALLFISHDLAIVEHMTHRVAVMYLGKIVEVAPRREIFAAPRHPYTKALLSAVPLPEPGAKRNPVILGGDVPSPINPPNGCRFHTRCPFVFDRCRSEEPQLRSVDGKQWVACHLDALPAEKAHS, encoded by the coding sequence ATGAGTGTCCCGCTGCTCCAGGTCAACGACCTCAAGAAGCATTTTCCCGTCAACAAGGGCCTGTTCGGGCGACAAACCGAATTCGTTTATGCCGTCGACGGCGTTTCGTTCGAGATCGCGCGGGGCGAGACGCTGTCGCTGGTCGGCGAGTCCGGCTGCGGCAAGTCGACGGTCGGCCGCGCGATCCTGCGGCTGTTCGATGTGACCTCCGGCCAGGTGATCCTCGACGGTCAGCGTATCGACGACGCCCATCCGGGCACGATGCGTCGGCTGCGGCAACGCATTCAGGTGGTGTTTCAGGATCCGTTCTCGAGCCTCAATCCGCGCATGCGCGTGCGCGACATTCTGGCCGAACCGATCCGCAATTTCGGCCTCGCCAAATCGGCAACAGATCTCGAGACGCGCGTGACCGCGCTGATGGACACGGTGCGCCTGCCGCGCGAGGCGCTGAACCGCCGGCCGCATGAGTTCTCCGGCGGTCAGCGCCAGCGCATCGGCATTGCCAGGGCGCTCGCGGCCGAGCCGGAGCTGATCGTCTGTGACGAGGCGGTCTCGGCGCTCGACGTCTCGGTCAAGGCGCAGATCGTCAACCTGCTGCAGGATCTGCAGCGCGAGTTCGGCCTGGCGCTGCTGTTCATCAGCCATGATCTCGCCATCGTCGAGCACATGACCCACCGCGTCGCGGTGATGTATCTCGGCAAGATCGTCGAGGTCGCGCCGCGCCGGGAGATCTTTGCCGCGCCCCGACACCCCTATACCAAGGCGTTGCTCTCGGCGGTGCCGCTCCCGGAGCCTGGCGCCAAGCGCAATCCCGTCATCCTCGGCGGCGACGTGCCGAGCCCGATCAATCCGCCGAATGGCTGCCGCTTCCACACCCGATGCCCGTTTGTGTTCGATCGGTGCCGCAGCGAAGAGCCGCAGCTTCGTTCGGTGGACGGCAAGCAATGGGTCGCCTGTCATCTGGATGCGCTGCCGGCGGAAAAAGCGCATTCGTGA
- a CDS encoding ABC transporter ATP-binding protein yields the protein MALLEVENLQTHFRTPSGINRAVDGVSFHVNEGETLAIVGESGCGKSVTSMSLMRLIPEPPGRIAGAIRFAGKDLLRMSDREMRAIRGNDISMIFQEPMTSLNPVLTVGRQIRETLMIHQGLDKQAAEAHAIEMLALVGIPEPKRRVREYPHQLSGGMRQRVMIAIALACNPKLLIADEPTTALDVTIQAQILKLMLDLKRRVGAAIILITHDLGVVAEIAERVMVMYAGRKVEEAPVAELFRSPRHPYTQGLLGAVPKLGSSLAGTATRLAEIPGQVPDLRKPIIGCVFAGRCALVTDLCRQYAPGLEEKGPRHIAACHYAAKGAVAA from the coding sequence ATGGCGTTGTTAGAGGTCGAAAATCTCCAGACCCACTTCCGCACCCCCAGCGGCATCAACCGCGCGGTGGACGGAGTGTCCTTCCACGTCAATGAGGGCGAGACGCTCGCGATCGTCGGCGAGTCCGGCTGCGGCAAGTCGGTCACCTCGATGTCTCTGATGCGGCTGATCCCGGAGCCGCCGGGCAGGATCGCGGGCGCGATCCGCTTCGCCGGCAAGGATCTGCTGCGCATGTCCGATCGCGAGATGCGGGCCATCAGGGGCAACGACATCTCGATGATCTTCCAGGAGCCGATGACCAGCCTCAACCCGGTCCTGACCGTCGGCCGCCAGATCCGCGAGACGCTGATGATCCATCAGGGCCTGGACAAGCAGGCCGCCGAAGCGCACGCGATCGAGATGCTGGCGCTGGTCGGCATTCCCGAGCCGAAGCGGCGCGTGCGCGAATATCCGCACCAGCTCTCCGGCGGCATGCGCCAGCGCGTGATGATCGCGATTGCGCTCGCCTGCAATCCAAAGCTTTTGATCGCAGACGAGCCGACCACCGCGCTCGACGTCACCATCCAGGCGCAGATCCTCAAGCTGATGCTCGATCTGAAACGACGCGTCGGCGCGGCGATCATCCTGATCACCCATGATCTCGGCGTCGTCGCCGAGATCGCCGAGCGCGTCATGGTGATGTATGCCGGCCGCAAGGTCGAGGAGGCGCCGGTGGCCGAACTGTTCCGTTCGCCGCGTCATCCCTATACGCAAGGGCTGCTTGGCGCGGTGCCGAAGCTGGGTTCTTCGCTCGCGGGCACCGCAACGCGGCTCGCTGAAATTCCCGGGCAAGTTCCCGATCTGCGCAAGCCGATCATCGGCTGCGTCTTCGCCGGCCGCTGTGCGCTGGTGACCGATCTCTGCCGGCAATATGCGCCTGGACTCGAGGAGAAGGGGCCGCGCCATATCGCGGCCTGCCACTACGCCGCCAAGGGAGCCGTTGCGGCATGA
- a CDS encoding ABC transporter permease yields MTDTTVNPQVLPAGLALAPQLPDILRPVTIRRGFIGFLRSHPTVAVGGVLLLMLVLIAVFAPYLWTVDPTALAPARRTRAPSALYWFGTDALGRDIYSRVLFGARVSLTVGLSVAIFASAAGLAIGMVSGFVRWADGILMRFMDGLMSIPPILLAIALMALTRGSVGNVILAITVAEIPRVSRLVRSVVLSLREQPYVDAAVACGTRTPMIILRHILPNTVAPMLVQATYICASAMITEAILSFIGAGTPPTIPSWGNIMAEGRALWQVKPYIVFFPAAFLSITVLAVNLLGDGLRDALDPRMAKRL; encoded by the coding sequence TTGACCGATACGACCGTCAATCCGCAGGTGCTGCCGGCCGGCCTCGCGCTCGCCCCGCAACTGCCCGACATCCTCCGGCCGGTCACGATCCGCCGTGGTTTCATCGGCTTTCTGCGCAGCCATCCGACGGTCGCGGTCGGCGGCGTGTTGCTGCTGATGCTGGTCCTGATCGCGGTTTTTGCGCCGTATCTCTGGACGGTCGATCCGACCGCGCTCGCGCCTGCCAGGCGCACGAGGGCGCCGTCGGCGCTCTACTGGTTCGGCACCGACGCGCTGGGCCGCGATATCTATTCACGCGTGCTGTTCGGCGCGCGGGTCTCGCTGACGGTCGGGCTGTCGGTCGCGATCTTCGCGTCCGCGGCCGGTCTTGCCATCGGCATGGTCTCGGGCTTCGTGCGCTGGGCCGACGGCATCCTGATGCGCTTCATGGACGGCTTGATGTCGATCCCGCCGATCCTGCTCGCGATAGCGCTGATGGCGCTGACGCGCGGCAGCGTCGGCAACGTCATCCTGGCCATCACCGTCGCCGAGATCCCGCGCGTCTCGCGCCTGGTTCGCAGCGTGGTGCTGTCGCTGCGCGAGCAGCCTTATGTGGACGCGGCGGTCGCATGCGGCACGCGCACGCCGATGATCATCCTGCGCCATATCCTGCCCAACACGGTCGCGCCGATGCTGGTGCAGGCGACCTATATCTGCGCCAGCGCCATGATCACCGAGGCGATCCTGTCCTTCATTGGCGCCGGCACGCCGCCCACCATTCCGTCCTGGGGCAACATCATGGCCGAGGGGCGCGCGCTGTGGCAGGTCAAGCCCTACATCGTGTTCTTCCCGGCGGCCTTTCTCTCGATCACCGTGCTGGCCGTGAACCTGCTCGGCGATGGTCTCCGCGATGCGCTCGATCCGCGCATGGCCAAGCGTCTCTGA